Proteins encoded in a region of the Isosphaeraceae bacterium EP7 genome:
- a CDS encoding iron transporter produces the protein MSQRWVGPLLASLIVFGVAGLLYLNVETTRPAAEGPTRENAPSALVAGPDATGDASRPKLQEYPIGEDVEKNHIRFAAVWLRSIMMDGMASSAPGLIHVEADVRALANNPNGFALNEFVPYLKVRYTLADAKKAVISQGEMIPMVAIDGLHYGASMELPPPGSYKLTYHIEPPSAGGLGRHSDPASGVAKWWEPFDAVYDWDVEPEPATAAATPAKPSA, from the coding sequence GTGTCACAACGCTGGGTCGGCCCGCTGCTGGCATCCCTGATCGTCTTCGGCGTGGCCGGGCTGCTCTACCTGAACGTCGAGACGACGCGCCCCGCCGCCGAAGGCCCCACCAGAGAGAACGCCCCCTCCGCACTCGTCGCCGGCCCCGATGCCACCGGCGACGCCTCGCGGCCGAAGTTGCAGGAATACCCCATCGGCGAGGATGTCGAGAAGAACCACATCCGCTTCGCCGCCGTCTGGCTCCGCTCGATCATGATGGACGGCATGGCCTCCTCGGCTCCCGGCCTGATCCACGTCGAGGCCGACGTCCGCGCCCTTGCCAACAACCCCAACGGCTTCGCCCTCAACGAGTTCGTCCCCTACCTGAAGGTCAGGTACACCCTGGCCGACGCCAAGAAGGCCGTCATCAGTCAGGGAGAGATGATTCCCATGGTCGCCATCGATGGCCTGCATTACGGGGCCAGCATGGAGCTTCCCCCCCCCGGATCCTACAAGCTCACCTACCACATCGAGCCCCCTTCCGCCGGTGGCCTCGGCCGCCACAGCGACCCCGCCTCCGGTGTCGCCAAGTGGTGGGAGCCGTTTGACGCCGTCTACGACTGGGACGTTGAGCCCGAGCCCGCCACCGCGGCAGCGACTCCGGCGAAACCCTCCGCCTGA